The sequence TACAACGTCGAGGCGGAAATCGAGAAGATGATGGAGCGCAAGGTCTGGTTCAAGCGCGGGTCGTTCCTGGTGATCGATCAGACCGAGGCGATGGTGACCATCGACGTCAACACCGGGCGCTACGTCGGGAAGACCTCGCAGGAGGACACGATCCTGCGCGCCAACTTGCAGGCGGCCCAGGAAGTCGCACGTCAGGTGCGCCTGCGCGACATCGGCGGTCTGATCATCGTCGACTTCATCGACATGATGCATCACGCCAATCGCCGGCGGGTCTATGAAGAGTTCAAGCTGGCCTTCGCGCGCGACAAGGCGAAGAACTCGATTGCCCCGATCTCCGAATATGGGTTGATCGAGATGACGCGGCAGCGCATCCGCCCGTCGATCACGACCGCCCTGACCTCGCCCTGTCCGACCTGCGAGGGCACCGGCCGCGTCCTGTCGACCGAGACGTTGGCCGCGAAACTGGAGCGCTGGTTCACCCGCGCGCGCGTCGCCACCGACGTACGTCGTTTTCTTCTGGTCCTGCATCCGCACCAGGCCGAATACCTGCAAGAGGAGAAAGAGGTCCGCCTCAAGCGCCTCCGCAAGATCGCCAAACGGGAGATCATCCTGGAAACCGACCAACTCCTGGCGCCCGACAAGTACCGCATCTTTTCCGCCGAGGACGGTGTGGAATTGACCGACGCCTTCAACCCGCGGGCCACCAAATCGGGGAATGCATGAAGGAGCAGGACGACGAACCTCCGCCCACGCCGCTGGTCAATGTCAGCGGCAACTACGAATACCTGACCGAAGAGTACTACCGCTGCCAGGATGCCGAGCTGGCCGGCGCGGCATTGTCGTCGCCGTCCTGCGCGGACGCGCTGGATGCCTACATCGTCCCGGTCGCATTGGAGAAGGCGGCGATGGCGGGGCTGCCGGTCCCGGATTGGTTTCTGACCAATGAGTACTTCCAGCCGCCGGCGGTCGTCGACGCGGTCAATCCCTTCTCGCGGCGATTCGCGGTGGTGCGGACCGAGGTGGAATGCGCCACGGCCGCCAAGCAACTGAGTTGGAATTTCAAGTACACGTTCTGCGTGCAACGCATCCATGAGGCCACCGAGTTGGTCGAGGTGCGCATGGTGGCGGGGCGAACCGAGCGGCCCGATTATGCCGATTGGGCATCGCTGGTGTACGCGGTCTTCTCGGTGCCGGTGGCGGCGGTGCGGCTGCTCCGCACCGGGCCGGTCCTCCAGTTCTCAGCCATCGGCATGCTTCCCTGGCGGACGCTGACGGCGCAGGAGCGGCGCTGGGCCGACGACTTGGTGCGGAGGATGCGTGGGTAGACTGGCAGTCCTGGTCGAGCGCGCGACGATCAATCGCTCCGAGGAGCTGGAGGCGTTGCTGCGTTTCCGTATGGCCGCCGAGGCCCTCGGACATGACATCCATTTCCTCTTCCGACCCGAGTTGCGACGGATCCCGCGCTACGACGCCCTCTTCATTCGCGCCCTCACCGATCCGATGAACGCCACCTACGTCGCGGCGCGCATCGCCGAGATGCACGGCAAGCCGACACTCGACGATTCCCGTTCCATCGCCATCTGCTGCGACAAGGTTCACATGTACCGCCGCCTGATGCGGCACGGCGTCCCTGTTCCGCGCACAGCCATCCTCACCGCCGACCAGATCGAGCCGGCGATCGCCGAGCAGTTGTTCGCGGACATCGGGCGGCAGATCGTCCTCAAGGCCCCGAACACGAGTTTCTCGTCTCACGTCGAGCGCGTCACGACGGCCGATGAGTTCGTGCGGATCGGGCGGCGTTTCCTGCACCGCGCCGAGCGCATCGTCGCCCAGGAATTCATTGCCAGCACCTTCGACTGGCGTGTCGGCATCTTGGCCGGAGAGCCGCTTTTCTGTTGTCGCTACATGATCCCGGATGAGACGTTTAAGATCCAGGCCACGGTGAACGGGCACATGGTCATGGCCAAAGTCGAGCCGGTGCCGCTGGCCGAAACGCCGCCGGCGATCGTGGCCACCGCCATCGCCGCGGCGCGCGCCGTCGGGGGCGGTCTGTACGGCGTCGATCTCAAACAGTCCAACGGCGATGTCGTCGTGATCGAAGTCAACGACAACCCGACGATCAATGCCGAGGAGGAAGATCGCTACGCGCCGGACGTCTACGCCCGGATCGTCACCCATCTGATGCGACGGCCCACGGTCCCTGTGACGCGCCCGACGCACGCTCAGTCCGACGGGTTCACCAAAGCCCCTCACGTTCTGTGATCCGCCCCGCCACCACCGCCGATCTCGATGCCATCATGGAGATCGAGGAATGCGCGTTCGCCGGGGACAAGTTCCCGCGGCGGCGCTGGCGCTACCTGCTGACGACCGCGCACGCCGTCGTCTTGGTGGAGGCATCACGCGGGAACGTGCGCGCCGCCGCCGTCGTTGTCTTTCGACGCGGATCAAGGGTCGCGCGGCTGTACTCCATCGCCGTGCACCCGGGCCATCGCGGCCGGGGGATCGCGCGGCGATTGTTGCACCAGTGCGAGCAGGTGGCGCGAGCGCAGGGCTGCCGTTCGTTGCGACTCGAAGTCCGCGTCGAGAACGTCTCGGCACGGCGTCTGTACGCGACTTCCCGATACGCTCTGGTCGGGAGGACGGCTGACTACTACGAGGACGGCGGGGAGGCGCTGCGGTTTGAAAGGCCGCTCTGAGTTGGAGGGGCAAGGAGACCTCGCCCCTGCAGGTTTCGTCAACTCACGGCGGCACGGGTTCTCAGAATCGTAGGGTGCGTGCTCCGCACGCACCGTCAGGGAGGCGGTGCGTCCACAGGACGCACCCTACATGGATCTGGGACCCGACAACAGGATGAGTTGAAACGACAAACCCACGGCTGACGCCGGGGGCTATTGCCTTTCGCCCCTCCGGGGCTCACACGACCAAAGACAAAGCTTAATACTCGCCCGGTATCTGGTAGCGGAAGTCCTTCACGTCGGCGTCACGGCGCAACTGTGTGTACCACCCGTTGAAGGCCATCTGCTGCTTACTCTGCAACGTTGCTGTCATGATTGAGTCGCGCTTCTCGGCATAGATCTGCGGGTCGGCCGGGATGTGCTGCATCAGATGCATCACGACCGCACCACGCCCGACCTTGGTGGCTGGCGAGATGCTCTTCCCGCTTCGGGCCAGTGCGAAGGCGGCACCGCGGAAGGCGGGATCATCACCGAACGGATCGACCGAGTCGTACCGCCCGAAGGCCGCGGTTGAGTCGACCTTCTGGCCCAGACGCGTGGCGGCCTCGGCGAAGGAGGGCGCGGTCGCCAGTTGGTCGGCGATCGGCACCAGCGATTCATAGGCCTTCTGCTGGGCCGCCTCACTGCGCAGACGGCTTTGAATGCGGGTGCTGACTTCCGACAGCGGGGCAACTCCCGCCACGTCGCGCTGCGACACCCTCACGACCACATAGTTCCCCGGTATATCGAAGACGCCCGAGACAGTGCCGGGCTTGTTGTTGAAGGCGAATTCGGAGATGGCGGCATTATTGCCGATCCCGGCGATGTCCTGCCCGCGCTCGAACAGCCCGCTTTTCCGCAACCGCAACCCGCGCCGGGTGACGAGGGAATCGAATTCCTCCGACTTCGCGTCTTCCGCCAGCTGCTCCGCCTGGAGCCGAAGATCAGACAATGTCCCGCTGGTCGCCGTGACCTTTAACAGGATGTGCGCGGCATTCACCTGCAGGGAATCGCCGCTGCCGCGACGGCCCATCACCTTGATGACGTGGTACCCGAACCGCGACAGAACCGGCTCGGAGACCTGCCCCGAGTCGAGAGCAAAGGCGGCATCCTCGAAGGGACGCACCATCGCCCCTTTGCCGAACCAACCCAGGTCCCCATCGGTGGTGCTGACATCCTCCGAGTACTGGCGCACCAGCGCCGCGAAATCCTCGCCGCCGCGGACCCGACGCGACAGGTCCAAAGCCTCGCGCTGCACTTCGGCGGAGTCCACTGCCGACGGCTTGTGCTCGAAAAACACGTAGGTCAACTGCGCCCGGTCGCCATGCGTAAACTGCTCCTGATGATCGCGGTAGTACTGCTCCACCGCGGCGCTGTCGACCGTCCCGGCCGAGTCCATGAAGGTCTGGAGGGAGGCCAGGATGTACCGGATGCGGACTTTTTCCATCGCCGCATCGTACATCTCCCGCACTTCCGCATCATCGACGGTGACCCCCGACGTCACATACTCGTACAGCTTCTGTTGCAGGATGCGGGGGCGGACCAGCGCCTCGATTTGTATCCAGAGCTGTGGATCGGGATTCTGGTACGCCTGAAGGTACTTGCTGTAGTCGAAGTTGCCGTCGGTCTGGAAGAACTCGACCGTGCGGATCTCCTGCGGCGGGAAGCGGCGCAGGTGCTCGGCCAGCTCGCGGTTGGACACCTGCAGACCGGCCTGTTCGGTCACGCGGCGGAGCAGACGGCTGCCGACCATCTGGTTGAAGACGTCGTCCCGGAGCCGCAGGAAGTCTTCGTCGGTCAATTCCTTCTGCTGATCCTGTTGTTGTGCCACGGCGTTCTGATACAGAAGCGAGTAATCGTCGTACTTCAACTCCTCGCCGTCGACCTCGCCGATGACGCCGCGCGCTCCCGGACGGCTCGTGAACTCCATCCCCCAGGCGAAGATGATCGTCCCCACAAAGGCGGCCACCACGATCCACAGGATCGGCTTGGTCCCCGCCCGCATGACCCTCATGACCATGATCAGTCCACTCCCACGTTAATGCTGCTTTGGACGTTCAATCAGCAGATGTCCTTCCCTCGTAATATTGGCCCCTGCTGAGTCCGGCGCAACCGGCCCAGACTTTCAAGTATACATCAATCCCCTCCCCGCCACACCACCGATTTTGCCCTTCTCGACCCCGGCAATGACAACCTGTACGCAGAGCCCTCTCCCAAAGGCGTTGACAACCGCCGGGACCGGTCTTATGGTCGCGTTGTGAGAGCCCTGTCATCATCGGTTGCCCTGCTCTTGGTGTCGGTTTCTGCCGTTTCCGCCTTGGCGGGTGCCCCCCGGCCGGGGACGCTGGTTTGGCCGCTCGATGGGCATGACCGGATCACGGCCGGTTTCTGCGACTATCGTGCCCGGCATTTTCATGGCGGGATCGATATCTCGACCGACGGTCGGGAGGGACTGCCGGTGCGTGCCGCCGACTCGAGTTGGGTGATGCGCGTCTCGACCTCGTGGTGGGGTTACGGGAAGGCGGTCTATGTCAGACTGGCGCAAGGCGGCGTCGCCGTCTATGGCCACCTGTCAGATTTCTCCCCGGCGATTGCGGCCTATGTCGAAGAGGAGCAATACGCCTCAGAGCGGTACCAGCAGAACCTCCTGCCCGCTCCCGGTCAACTCCCGGTCGCCTGTGGCGAGGTGATTGGCAAGACCGGGCAGACCGGGGTCGGCCCGCCGCATCTGCATTTCGAACTCCGCACCGACGGGAATCGACCGATCAATCCGATCGCCTGGGTCTTCCCTCAGACGGACAAAATCTCGCCGACTATCGTCTCGCTGACTTTCGTCCCGCGGCAGCCGCAGGACTTGACCGCGGAGCCGTCGATGGTCGATGGATCACTTCTTCCGGTGACTCTGCCGACTGCCGACGTTATGAAACGCGCCGCGATTCCTGTTTCGGGAGAGGTCGGTGTGGCTGTGCTGGTCAGGGACCGTGTTGACTCGACGGGCGGCATCATCACCCCATACAAGGTTCTATTGCTCGCCAATGGCGAGCCCGCCTGTGAAGTGCGCTACGACTCAATCAACTACGATCAGACGCGTCTGATCGACTTGGAGCGAGTCTACGATCCCAAGCCGGGAATCGACCCGCGTGCCATCTGTCTGTTCCGCCGCCAGGGCAACTCGCTGTGGGAGTACACGAGCGTGGTCGATGACGGTTGGCTGGTGACCGGTAGGTCGCTGCCTGATGGCGATACCAGCACAATCAGTGTCGAAGTCGAAGACGCCGCCGGCAATCGCACTGTAGCCGCGGTTCGCTTGCTGCCGGTCGACAAACCCGGTCCGGTGAGAGATGCTCAAGCCGCACACGACACGTTCGATATTGAGCCGGCGTGGAACGGACTGGTTCTCTCGCGGACTGGTACTACGCCCGGCAAGGACTACTGTCCGGTAGCCGTGGGGAATCGCTGCCTGCCCGGATGGCCGGGTCGTCAAGGAGTCTGGAGCTTCTGGATCCCCGCACTGCCCGGACTGGACACGGTGTGGCTCGACGCCAAGGACGGTGGCGCGATCGGACGGCGTACTGTGCCACTTTCTTGGATGGCGGTGGCGTCAGAGGAAGGCGGCACGTTGCCCAGCCCGGACGGCGCGGCCTCGGTCACCATCGGGCCGGATGGTCTGTATGAATCGACCTTCCTGGTGTTGCGTCTCGCCTCCAAGGGGAATGCAGCAAGCGCAATGACGCCTTTCTATGAATTCGCCCCCGCCGACATCCCGCTGGCCCGCGATGCCCGACTGTCGATCTCGTCGGCGTCAGTCAATGCACCCACGGACAAACTGGCGATTTACCGCTATCTCGGCAAGACCGCCGGCTGGGACTTCGCCGGCAAAGATCGCGACACAGATGCCGGGACGATCAGTGCGACGATTCCGCGCACGGGATCATATGCACTGCTGGTGGACACGACACCGCCTTCGATTCGCAAAGTGACGCCCGGCAAAGGGGCCACGATCAAGGAACGGCGTCCGACAATACGCTTTGTTCTGGGAGATGACTTGTCGGGCCTCGGCTCCGATGCCGATGTGCGTATGACGATCGACGGCCGCTGGGTACCGGTCGAGTACGACCCCGATCTGGGAACCGCCATGGCCCGGCCGCGTTGGGAATTAGATCGGGGAGAGCACCGGGTAGAGATCACCGCCCAGGATCGCATGGGAAACCAGAGTTCATTCACGCGCGTGTTCCGGACCACGCCATGATCCCGCTCCGCGACGATAATCCGACCAGTCGCAAGCCGTATGTGACCATTGCCCTGATCGTGGCCAATGTGCTGGTCTTCCTCTACCAGACCGCGCAGGGGCCGTATGCCGAGGCGTTCGTGATGAAATTCGGTCTGATTCCCTATGAACTCACGCACCGCATCGAGCTGTCGCCGCAGGTGAGCTTCCCGGCGGTTGCTACGATCTTCACCAGCATGTTCCTGCACGGCGGCTGGATGCACCTCGGCGGGAACATGCTCTATCTCTGGATTTTTGGGAACAACATCGAGGATCGTCTCGGCCCCATCCGCTTCCTCATCTTCTATCTTCTTTCCGGGGTCTGCGCGGTGTTGCTCTTTGTTCTGACCGGGCCGAACACGCAGGTGCCGTTGGTCGGCGCCTCCGGGGCGGTCTCCGGAATCCTGGGAATCTATGCCTTGCGTTTCCCCCGTGCCCGCGTCCTGACGCTGCTGTGGTTGGGATTCTTCGTGCGGATGGTGTGGATTCCGGCCTTGGCGTTTCTGGGAATCTGGTTTGCGATGCAGTTGCTATTCTCCGTGCCGACGATCGGTACATCGAGCGGCGGCGGTGTCGCCTACATGGCGCATGTCGGGGGCTTTCTCTTCGGCATGTTGGGGGCCTTGGTGTACAAGCGGCGGTTTGAGGGAGCGCCGCGCGTGAATTGGTAGGAGCGGGGTTTCCCCGCCCACAATGGAAGAAGGGCGCGGAGACCGCGCCCCTACCCGAGACTGTCTGTAGGGTGGGCTCCGCCCACCTCTTTCCTGACATAACGGTGGGCAGAGCCCACCCTACGAAAACACATGATCACCGACGCCCCCAAAGCCGTTGTCGCCCTCGGCGGGAATGCGATTTCCCGCAAAGGCGAGGCGGACACGATCGCCAACCAGTTCCGGCACACGCGCGAATCGCTGGCGGCGATCATCCCGCTGGTGAAGCGCGGCTACAATCTGGCGATTAGCCACGGCAATGGTCCGCAGGTCGGCAATGCCCTGTTGCGGATCGAACTGGCGCGCGACAAGGCGCCGATCCTCCCGCTCGGAGTCTGCGTGGCCGACACCGAAGGCGGCATGGGGTACATGATCGCGCAGTCGCTCCAGAATCGTCTGATGCGCGAGCGGCTCGACCGACCGGTGGCGACCATCATCACACAGGTGATTGTCGACCGTCACGACCCGGCGCTCGCCGATCCCTCGAAGTTCATTGGGCAGTTCTATTCTGAGGAGGAGGCGAAGCGCTTCGCCGCCGAACGTAACTGGACGGT comes from Candidatus Zixiibacteriota bacterium and encodes:
- a CDS encoding ATP-grasp domain-containing protein encodes the protein MGRLAVLVERATINRSEELEALLRFRMAAEALGHDIHFLFRPELRRIPRYDALFIRALTDPMNATYVAARIAEMHGKPTLDDSRSIAICCDKVHMYRRLMRHGVPVPRTAILTADQIEPAIAEQLFADIGRQIVLKAPNTSFSSHVERVTTADEFVRIGRRFLHRAERIVAQEFIASTFDWRVGILAGEPLFCCRYMIPDETFKIQATVNGHMVMAKVEPVPLAETPPAIVATAIAAARAVGGGLYGVDLKQSNGDVVVIEVNDNPTINAEEEDRYAPDVYARIVTHLMRRPTVPVTRPTHAQSDGFTKAPHVL
- a CDS encoding GNAT family N-acetyltransferase; translation: MIRPATTADLDAIMEIEECAFAGDKFPRRRWRYLLTTAHAVVLVEASRGNVRAAAVVVFRRGSRVARLYSIAVHPGHRGRGIARRLLHQCEQVARAQGCRSLRLEVRVENVSARRLYATSRYALVGRTADYYEDGGEALRFERPL
- a CDS encoding peptidylprolyl isomerase gives rise to the protein MVMRVMRAGTKPILWIVVAAFVGTIIFAWGMEFTSRPGARGVIGEVDGEELKYDDYSLLYQNAVAQQQDQQKELTDEDFLRLRDDVFNQMVGSRLLRRVTEQAGLQVSNRELAEHLRRFPPQEIRTVEFFQTDGNFDYSKYLQAYQNPDPQLWIQIEALVRPRILQQKLYEYVTSGVTVDDAEVREMYDAAMEKVRIRYILASLQTFMDSAGTVDSAAVEQYYRDHQEQFTHGDRAQLTYVFFEHKPSAVDSAEVQREALDLSRRVRGGEDFAALVRQYSEDVSTTDGDLGWFGKGAMVRPFEDAAFALDSGQVSEPVLSRFGYHVIKVMGRRGSGDSLQVNAAHILLKVTATSGTLSDLRLQAEQLAEDAKSEEFDSLVTRRGLRLRKSGLFERGQDIAGIGNNAAISEFAFNNKPGTVSGVFDIPGNYVVVRVSQRDVAGVAPLSEVSTRIQSRLRSEAAQQKAYESLVPIADQLATAPSFAEAATRLGQKVDSTAAFGRYDSVDPFGDDPAFRGAAFALARSGKSISPATKVGRGAVVMHLMQHIPADPQIYAEKRDSIMTATLQSKQQMAFNGWYTQLRRDADVKDFRYQIPGEY
- a CDS encoding M23 family metallopeptidase, producing the protein MRALSSSVALLLVSVSAVSALAGAPRPGTLVWPLDGHDRITAGFCDYRARHFHGGIDISTDGREGLPVRAADSSWVMRVSTSWWGYGKAVYVRLAQGGVAVYGHLSDFSPAIAAYVEEEQYASERYQQNLLPAPGQLPVACGEVIGKTGQTGVGPPHLHFELRTDGNRPINPIAWVFPQTDKISPTIVSLTFVPRQPQDLTAEPSMVDGSLLPVTLPTADVMKRAAIPVSGEVGVAVLVRDRVDSTGGIITPYKVLLLANGEPACEVRYDSINYDQTRLIDLERVYDPKPGIDPRAICLFRRQGNSLWEYTSVVDDGWLVTGRSLPDGDTSTISVEVEDAAGNRTVAAVRLLPVDKPGPVRDAQAAHDTFDIEPAWNGLVLSRTGTTPGKDYCPVAVGNRCLPGWPGRQGVWSFWIPALPGLDTVWLDAKDGGAIGRRTVPLSWMAVASEEGGTLPSPDGAASVTIGPDGLYESTFLVLRLASKGNAASAMTPFYEFAPADIPLARDARLSISSASVNAPTDKLAIYRYLGKTAGWDFAGKDRDTDAGTISATIPRTGSYALLVDTTPPSIRKVTPGKGATIKERRPTIRFVLGDDLSGLGSDADVRMTIDGRWVPVEYDPDLGTAMARPRWELDRGEHRVEITAQDRMGNQSSFTRVFRTTP
- a CDS encoding rhomboid family intramembrane serine protease, encoding MIPLRDDNPTSRKPYVTIALIVANVLVFLYQTAQGPYAEAFVMKFGLIPYELTHRIELSPQVSFPAVATIFTSMFLHGGWMHLGGNMLYLWIFGNNIEDRLGPIRFLIFYLLSGVCAVLLFVLTGPNTQVPLVGASGAVSGILGIYALRFPRARVLTLLWLGFFVRMVWIPALAFLGIWFAMQLLFSVPTIGTSSGGGVAYMAHVGGFLFGMLGALVYKRRFEGAPRVNW